The candidate division TA06 bacterium region TGGATGGTCTGGCGCCTGCAATGGCTGAGGCTGACCGGACAGTTATAAAGAAGAAATCGTCTGTAAAACTTAAACAGAGACGAAAAAACTTCGCCTCTGTTTTTTAAACGTATAAGATGAAAAATCGTTGATGAACAATAAAACCGACATCAGCCTGATCATAGTCAACCGCAACGTGGGGGTACTCCTGTCCCGATGCATAGACTCCATCAAAGCGGCCGGGGATATTAGCTATGAGGTGATCGTGGTTGACAATGCCTCATCCGACGGAAGCCAGGCCAGGCTGGCCCAAAAATATCCCGAAGTGAAACTGATCGTCAATTCCCAAAACCTGGGATTTGCCGCCGCCTGCAATATCGGGATCAAAGCGGCAACCGGGAAGTATCCGGTCCTGCTTAATCCCGACACCCTGGTGGAACCGGGCTGCCTTAAAAAACTGTTTGACTTTATGGAGGCTAATCCAAAAGCCGGCATCGCCGGGCCCAAGGCGCTTAATTCCGATGGCAGTCTCCAGCCCACCTGCCGGGCCATTCCTGGTTATCTCAACATCATCTTTTCCCGCAAATCGCCCATCACTGC contains the following coding sequences:
- a CDS encoding glycosyltransferase family 2 protein gives rise to the protein MNNKTDISLIIVNRNVGVLLSRCIDSIKAAGDISYEVIVVDNASSDGSQARLAQKYPEVKLIVNSQNLGFAAACNIGIKAATGKYPVLLNPDTLVEPGCLKKLFDFMEANPKAGIAGPKALNSDGSLQPTCRAIPGYLNIIFSRKSPITAIWPGNPGASRYMLQGLPEDKPSQVPALAGVCLILRREMLEQTGFLDERYFMYLEDIDICLTASQKGWSVFYIPQARIIHHWGKSSEQEKTMMDEEHRKSMYLFFEKHHRPNFLQKIYLKIALSVHKVWLFSLRSG